Proteins from a genomic interval of Cervus elaphus chromosome 13, mCerEla1.1, whole genome shotgun sequence:
- the LOC122706617 gene encoding serpin A3-8 isoform X2 produces the protein MSPEPFHMLDGDMRAERMSTLLALGLLVAGLCSSVHCLPENVTPEEQHKGASVDDHSLASSNTDFAFSLYKQLALENPDKNVIFSPLSISIALAFLSLGARGSTLTEILEGLKFNLTETPETEIHQGFQHLLQTLNRPSNQLQLSVGNALFVQEELKLLDKFIEDARVLYASQAFSTNFKDSEAAKRLINDYVKNKTQGKIEDLFKDLDPLTKVILVNYIYFKAQWRTPFDPKQTYKSYFHVSENKTVEVPMMSIGGLVTPYFRDEELGCTLVALTYTSNDSALFILPDEGKMQDLEAKLNPETLTRWRESLYPRRIHELNLPRFSISSDYDKLENILSQLEIKKVFTQEADLSGITDDHKLEVSQVVHKAVLDVGEEGTEGAAATGIKVGITSINEIPLSFNRPFLIAIVLKDTQSIIFLGKVTNPSQA, from the exons ACATGAGGGCAGAGAGAATGTCTACCCTCCTGGCTCTGGGACTCCTGGTGGCTGGACTCTGCTCCAGTGTCCACTGCCTCCCAGAGAACGTGACCCCGGAAGAACAGCACAAAGGGGCATCTGTGGATGACCACTCATTAGCCTCCAGCAACACCGACTTCGCCTTCAGCCTCTACAAGCAGTTGGCTTTAGAGAACCCCGATAAGAACGTCATCTTCTCCCCTCTGAGCATCTCCATAGCCTTGGCCTTCCTGTCCCTGGGGGCCCGTGGCTCCACCCTGACGGAGATCCTGGAAGGTCTCAAGTTCAACCTCACAGAGACCCCGGAGACAGAAATCCACCAGGGCTTCCAGCACCTCCTGCAGACACTCAATCGGCCCAGCAACCAGCTGCAGCTGAGCGTGGGCAATGCCCTGTTTGTGCAGGAGGAGTTGAAGCTGCTGGACAAGTTCATAGAAGATGCCCGGGTGCTGTACGCCTCCCAGGCCTTCTCGACCAACTTCAAAGATTCTGAAGCTGCCAAGAGGCTAATAAACGACTATGTGAAGAATAAAACTCAGGGGAAAATTGAGGACTTGTTCAAGGACCTCGACCCACTCACGAAGGTGATTCTGGTGAATTACATCTACTTTAAAG CCCAGTGGAGGACGCCCTTTGATCCCAAACAGACTTACAAGTCATATTTCCACGTGAGCGAGAACAAGACGGTGGAGGTGCCCATGATGAGCATTGGGGGCCTAGTGACCCCTTACTTCCGGGACGAGGAGCTGGGCTGCACGCTGGTGGCGCTCACTTACACCAGCAATGACAGTGCCCTCTTCATCCTCCCCGACGAGGGCAAGATGCAGGACCTGGAAGCCAAGCTGAACCCGGAGACGCTGACGAGGTGGCGAGAATCACTGTACCCCAG ACGGATCCATGAACTCAACCTGCCAAGGTTTTCCATCTCCAGTGACTACGATAAGCTGGAAAACATACTTTCCCAGCTGGAAATTAAGAAAGTCTTCACCCAGGAGGCAGACCTGTCAGGAATCACAGACGACCACAAGCTAGAGGTTTCCCAG GTGGTCCACAAGGCCGTGCTCGACGTGGGCGAGGAGGGCACGGAAGGAGCTGCCGCCACGGGAATCAAAGTGGGAATCACGTCCATAAACGAGATCCCCTTGAGCTTCAACAGGCCCTTCCTGATCGCCATAGTTCTCAAAGACACCCAGAGCATCATCTTTCTGGGGAAAGTCACCAACCCCAGTCAAGCCTAG
- the LOC122706617 gene encoding serpin A3-8 isoform X1, which translates to MNLHYLGRLWIHCPHPTLTDMRAERMSTLLALGLLVAGLCSSVHCLPENVTPEEQHKGASVDDHSLASSNTDFAFSLYKQLALENPDKNVIFSPLSISIALAFLSLGARGSTLTEILEGLKFNLTETPETEIHQGFQHLLQTLNRPSNQLQLSVGNALFVQEELKLLDKFIEDARVLYASQAFSTNFKDSEAAKRLINDYVKNKTQGKIEDLFKDLDPLTKVILVNYIYFKAQWRTPFDPKQTYKSYFHVSENKTVEVPMMSIGGLVTPYFRDEELGCTLVALTYTSNDSALFILPDEGKMQDLEAKLNPETLTRWRESLYPRRIHELNLPRFSISSDYDKLENILSQLEIKKVFTQEADLSGITDDHKLEVSQVVHKAVLDVGEEGTEGAAATGIKVGITSINEIPLSFNRPFLIAIVLKDTQSIIFLGKVTNPSQA; encoded by the exons ACATGAGGGCAGAGAGAATGTCTACCCTCCTGGCTCTGGGACTCCTGGTGGCTGGACTCTGCTCCAGTGTCCACTGCCTCCCAGAGAACGTGACCCCGGAAGAACAGCACAAAGGGGCATCTGTGGATGACCACTCATTAGCCTCCAGCAACACCGACTTCGCCTTCAGCCTCTACAAGCAGTTGGCTTTAGAGAACCCCGATAAGAACGTCATCTTCTCCCCTCTGAGCATCTCCATAGCCTTGGCCTTCCTGTCCCTGGGGGCCCGTGGCTCCACCCTGACGGAGATCCTGGAAGGTCTCAAGTTCAACCTCACAGAGACCCCGGAGACAGAAATCCACCAGGGCTTCCAGCACCTCCTGCAGACACTCAATCGGCCCAGCAACCAGCTGCAGCTGAGCGTGGGCAATGCCCTGTTTGTGCAGGAGGAGTTGAAGCTGCTGGACAAGTTCATAGAAGATGCCCGGGTGCTGTACGCCTCCCAGGCCTTCTCGACCAACTTCAAAGATTCTGAAGCTGCCAAGAGGCTAATAAACGACTATGTGAAGAATAAAACTCAGGGGAAAATTGAGGACTTGTTCAAGGACCTCGACCCACTCACGAAGGTGATTCTGGTGAATTACATCTACTTTAAAG CCCAGTGGAGGACGCCCTTTGATCCCAAACAGACTTACAAGTCATATTTCCACGTGAGCGAGAACAAGACGGTGGAGGTGCCCATGATGAGCATTGGGGGCCTAGTGACCCCTTACTTCCGGGACGAGGAGCTGGGCTGCACGCTGGTGGCGCTCACTTACACCAGCAATGACAGTGCCCTCTTCATCCTCCCCGACGAGGGCAAGATGCAGGACCTGGAAGCCAAGCTGAACCCGGAGACGCTGACGAGGTGGCGAGAATCACTGTACCCCAG ACGGATCCATGAACTCAACCTGCCAAGGTTTTCCATCTCCAGTGACTACGATAAGCTGGAAAACATACTTTCCCAGCTGGAAATTAAGAAAGTCTTCACCCAGGAGGCAGACCTGTCAGGAATCACAGACGACCACAAGCTAGAGGTTTCCCAG GTGGTCCACAAGGCCGTGCTCGACGTGGGCGAGGAGGGCACGGAAGGAGCTGCCGCCACGGGAATCAAAGTGGGAATCACGTCCATAAACGAGATCCCCTTGAGCTTCAACAGGCCCTTCCTGATCGCCATAGTTCTCAAAGACACCCAGAGCATCATCTTTCTGGGGAAAGTCACCAACCCCAGTCAAGCCTAG
- the LOC122706617 gene encoding serpin A3-8 isoform X3, protein MRAERMSTLLALGLLVAGLCSSVHCLPENVTPEEQHKGASVDDHSLASSNTDFAFSLYKQLALENPDKNVIFSPLSISIALAFLSLGARGSTLTEILEGLKFNLTETPETEIHQGFQHLLQTLNRPSNQLQLSVGNALFVQEELKLLDKFIEDARVLYASQAFSTNFKDSEAAKRLINDYVKNKTQGKIEDLFKDLDPLTKVILVNYIYFKAQWRTPFDPKQTYKSYFHVSENKTVEVPMMSIGGLVTPYFRDEELGCTLVALTYTSNDSALFILPDEGKMQDLEAKLNPETLTRWRESLYPRRIHELNLPRFSISSDYDKLENILSQLEIKKVFTQEADLSGITDDHKLEVSQVVHKAVLDVGEEGTEGAAATGIKVGITSINEIPLSFNRPFLIAIVLKDTQSIIFLGKVTNPSQA, encoded by the exons ATGAGGGCAGAGAGAATGTCTACCCTCCTGGCTCTGGGACTCCTGGTGGCTGGACTCTGCTCCAGTGTCCACTGCCTCCCAGAGAACGTGACCCCGGAAGAACAGCACAAAGGGGCATCTGTGGATGACCACTCATTAGCCTCCAGCAACACCGACTTCGCCTTCAGCCTCTACAAGCAGTTGGCTTTAGAGAACCCCGATAAGAACGTCATCTTCTCCCCTCTGAGCATCTCCATAGCCTTGGCCTTCCTGTCCCTGGGGGCCCGTGGCTCCACCCTGACGGAGATCCTGGAAGGTCTCAAGTTCAACCTCACAGAGACCCCGGAGACAGAAATCCACCAGGGCTTCCAGCACCTCCTGCAGACACTCAATCGGCCCAGCAACCAGCTGCAGCTGAGCGTGGGCAATGCCCTGTTTGTGCAGGAGGAGTTGAAGCTGCTGGACAAGTTCATAGAAGATGCCCGGGTGCTGTACGCCTCCCAGGCCTTCTCGACCAACTTCAAAGATTCTGAAGCTGCCAAGAGGCTAATAAACGACTATGTGAAGAATAAAACTCAGGGGAAAATTGAGGACTTGTTCAAGGACCTCGACCCACTCACGAAGGTGATTCTGGTGAATTACATCTACTTTAAAG CCCAGTGGAGGACGCCCTTTGATCCCAAACAGACTTACAAGTCATATTTCCACGTGAGCGAGAACAAGACGGTGGAGGTGCCCATGATGAGCATTGGGGGCCTAGTGACCCCTTACTTCCGGGACGAGGAGCTGGGCTGCACGCTGGTGGCGCTCACTTACACCAGCAATGACAGTGCCCTCTTCATCCTCCCCGACGAGGGCAAGATGCAGGACCTGGAAGCCAAGCTGAACCCGGAGACGCTGACGAGGTGGCGAGAATCACTGTACCCCAG ACGGATCCATGAACTCAACCTGCCAAGGTTTTCCATCTCCAGTGACTACGATAAGCTGGAAAACATACTTTCCCAGCTGGAAATTAAGAAAGTCTTCACCCAGGAGGCAGACCTGTCAGGAATCACAGACGACCACAAGCTAGAGGTTTCCCAG GTGGTCCACAAGGCCGTGCTCGACGTGGGCGAGGAGGGCACGGAAGGAGCTGCCGCCACGGGAATCAAAGTGGGAATCACGTCCATAAACGAGATCCCCTTGAGCTTCAACAGGCCCTTCCTGATCGCCATAGTTCTCAAAGACACCCAGAGCATCATCTTTCTGGGGAAAGTCACCAACCCCAGTCAAGCCTAG